In Tenacibaculum pacificus, a single window of DNA contains:
- a CDS encoding GTP cyclohydrolase — protein MIKIKEIFSRKEMKQFVKFPFSLYKDNKNWVPPIISDEVDNFDKDKNPVFEYAKAHFFIALKNDKIVGRIVAIINTYEVEKQGIKKLRFGWFDAIDDIKVTEALLNKAKEIGIQNNLDFIEGPVGFNNLDKTGVLVEGFDHIGTMITWYNHPYYSQHFEKLGFKKEKEYLENKFLFKNVDGVKYGKASSLIQRRYGLRPLDFTKTKDILPYVDEMFDVFSKAYSKLSTYVPISDAQIKHFKEKYISFINPEYIKFVVDKNDKLVAFAIVMPSFSIALQKAKGNLLPFGLFHLLNARKNSKDVTFYLIGVDPEYQNKGVIAIIFKQYCNTFAKKGIVNCIRTPELEDNTAIHQIWKDFDPTTHKRRRTYKLNL, from the coding sequence ATGATTAAAATTAAAGAAATATTTTCAAGAAAGGAAATGAAACAATTTGTTAAATTTCCTTTTTCTCTTTATAAAGATAATAAGAACTGGGTTCCCCCTATTATTAGTGATGAAGTTGATAATTTTGATAAAGACAAAAATCCTGTTTTTGAATACGCAAAAGCACACTTTTTTATCGCATTAAAAAATGATAAAATTGTTGGAAGAATAGTTGCTATTATCAACACTTATGAAGTAGAAAAACAAGGTATAAAAAAATTGCGATTTGGCTGGTTTGATGCCATTGATGATATAAAAGTAACAGAAGCATTATTAAATAAAGCTAAAGAAATTGGTATTCAAAACAATTTAGACTTCATTGAAGGACCTGTTGGTTTTAATAACCTAGATAAAACAGGTGTACTTGTTGAAGGTTTTGATCATATCGGTACAATGATTACGTGGTATAATCACCCTTATTATTCACAGCATTTTGAAAAATTAGGTTTCAAAAAAGAAAAAGAATACTTAGAGAATAAATTTCTTTTTAAAAATGTAGACGGCGTAAAATATGGAAAAGCAAGTAGTTTAATCCAAAGACGCTACGGATTAAGACCCTTAGATTTTACTAAAACAAAAGATATATTACCTTATGTAGATGAAATGTTTGATGTATTTAGCAAAGCATACTCGAAATTATCAACGTATGTTCCTATTTCAGATGCACAAATAAAACACTTCAAAGAAAAATATATCAGCTTTATTAATCCTGAATATATAAAATTTGTAGTAGATAAAAATGATAAATTAGTTGCATTTGCTATTGTGATGCCTTCTTTTTCTATTGCTTTACAAAAAGCAAAAGGAAATCTTTTACCTTTCGGATTATTTCATTTATTAAATGCTCGAAAAAACTCAAAAGATGTTACTTTTTATCTAATTGGTGTTGATCCTGAATATCAAAATAAAGGTGTTATTGCGATTATTTTTAAACAGTATTGTAATACGTTTGCTAAAAAAGGAATCGTAAACTGTATTAGAACACCAGAATTAGAAGATAACACAGCTATCCATCAAATATGGAAAGACTTTGACCCGACAACACACAAAAGAAGAAGAACTTATAAACTTAATTTGTAA
- a CDS encoding 3'-5' exonuclease, with translation MELNLTKPIIFFDLETTGINIAKDRVVEIAILKVFPNGNKESKTWLVNPEMPIPVASSEIHGITDDKVANEPTFKELSVNINEMIAGCDLAGFNSNRFDIPVLAEELMRAGIDFDMKDRKAVDVQVIFHKKEQRTLSAGYQFYCGQELVGAHGAEADTNATYEILLAQLDKYDDIENTVDALSEYSTHGKRADFAGFVLMNDEDQETFSFGKYKGRTVEDVFKENPGYNSWIQNADFPLYTKKVLREIKQRMTVPKKKLTDAEKLQALQQKFNFR, from the coding sequence ATGGAATTAAATTTAACAAAACCAATTATATTTTTCGATTTAGAAACAACAGGTATCAATATCGCAAAAGATAGAGTTGTAGAAATAGCTATTTTAAAAGTGTTTCCAAATGGAAATAAAGAAAGCAAAACTTGGTTGGTGAATCCTGAAATGCCAATACCCGTAGCATCATCAGAAATACACGGAATTACAGATGATAAAGTAGCAAATGAGCCTACTTTTAAAGAGTTATCGGTAAATATTAATGAAATGATTGCAGGTTGTGATTTAGCAGGTTTCAATTCAAATAGGTTTGATATTCCTGTTTTAGCTGAAGAGTTAATGCGTGCAGGAATTGATTTTGATATGAAAGACCGTAAGGCTGTTGATGTTCAAGTAATTTTTCATAAAAAAGAACAACGAACTTTAAGTGCTGGTTATCAGTTTTATTGTGGTCAGGAATTAGTAGGTGCACACGGTGCTGAAGCAGATACAAATGCTACTTATGAAATTTTGTTAGCGCAGTTAGATAAATATGATGATATTGAAAATACAGTAGATGCGTTAAGTGAATATTCAACACATGGTAAACGAGCCGATTTTGCTGGTTTTGTTTTGATGAATGATGAAGATCAAGAAACTTTTTCTTTCGGAAAATATAAAGGACGTACTGTTGAAGATGTTTTTAAAGAAAACCCTGGTTATAATTCATGGATTCAAAATGCAGATTTTCCACTGTACACTAAAAAAGTATTACGTGAAATTAAGCAGCGTATGACAGTTCCTAAAAAGAAATTGACGGATGCAGAAAAATTACAAGCCTTACAGCAAAAATTTAATTTTAGATAA
- a CDS encoding bile acid:sodium symporter family protein — MLLNINNTEIDSIRINFNSDALWMLNIALAIIMFGVSLDVKIADFKTLLKNPKIILIGLLSQFFLLPFLTFIAICIINPHPSFALGLLLISACPGGNTSNFFSKMAHGNTALSVSLTTCATIICLVMTPFNLHFWGSLYEPTNIILKNISLNPLELFKLVTLLLGLPLTLGMTVNYFYPTIAKKLNKLIRPFSMLFFIALIGIALSNNTYIFKKYVTLVLFLVIFHNIYGFIIGYLTAKSFKLNKKDTRTISMETGIQNSGLGLLLVFTFFEDLGGMALLIAFWGVWGLSSGIVLSTYWKYKKIDQ; from the coding sequence ATGCTTTTAAACATTAATAACACTGAAATAGATAGTATTAGAATAAACTTTAATTCGGATGCCTTATGGATGTTAAATATTGCTTTAGCTATTATAATGTTTGGTGTTTCTTTAGATGTTAAAATAGCTGATTTTAAAACACTTTTAAAAAACCCTAAAATTATTTTAATTGGTTTGTTATCACAATTTTTTTTGTTACCTTTTTTAACTTTTATTGCAATTTGCATTATTAATCCTCATCCTAGCTTTGCCTTAGGATTGTTATTAATATCAGCTTGTCCTGGAGGGAATACTTCTAATTTCTTTAGTAAAATGGCACATGGAAACACTGCACTATCTGTTAGCTTAACAACCTGTGCTACTATTATTTGTTTAGTTATGACTCCTTTTAATTTACATTTTTGGGGAAGTTTATATGAACCTACAAATATTATTTTAAAAAACATTTCGTTAAATCCGCTAGAATTATTTAAACTTGTTACTCTTCTTTTAGGGCTCCCTTTAACACTAGGAATGACTGTTAATTATTTTTACCCTACAATAGCTAAAAAACTAAATAAATTAATTCGTCCGTTTTCAATGCTATTTTTTATCGCATTAATTGGTATAGCACTCTCTAACAATACATATATCTTTAAAAAGTATGTTACTTTAGTCTTATTTTTAGTTATTTTCCACAATATATATGGTTTTATAATCGGGTATTTAACAGCAAAATCTTTCAAACTTAATAAAAAAGATACTAGAACTATTTCAATGGAAACTGGAATTCAAAATAGCGGATTAGGACTATTACTTGTCTTTACTTTTTTTGAAGATTTAGGAGGAATGGCTTTATTAATTGCCTTTTGGGGTGTTTGGGGATTATCTTCAGGAATTGTTTTATCTACTTATTGGAAATATAAAAAAATAGATCAATAA
- a CDS encoding OmpA family protein, producing the protein MNKQIIYTIILFLCPIILVAQKTTITHKVYFNIDSDKIKTTEKKKLLNFIEANKQKIKHITFIGYCDDNASSNYNLILSKKRATNTKKISLEYFSKNLPFNLKYKGELDILKNTSSANKQRKENRRVDIICKLITKKSLLKNKTVLKPITKVKKNKPKILRYNDFVNLSENILYDKDKKEKEFKIKQKALDSISRIVTADEINDFEKLFFNTKIKRALDTKILYTLDDRITWKRVIGIKPTSRKMLYLLSKLMLKYPKLKIELFAYNYDGSMPNKPVGGRFSKYDRQENKKKINLTITYLVANGINKNRITVKKSLKKSGILIPQIIIENLQFVKL; encoded by the coding sequence ATGAATAAACAAATTATATATACAATAATTTTATTTCTATGCCCAATAATTTTGGTAGCACAAAAAACTACCATTACTCATAAGGTATATTTTAATATTGATTCAGATAAAATTAAAACTACAGAGAAAAAAAAGTTATTAAACTTCATAGAAGCAAATAAACAAAAAATTAAACACATCACTTTTATAGGGTATTGTGATGATAATGCAAGTAGTAATTACAACCTAATTTTATCTAAAAAAAGAGCTACTAACACCAAAAAAATTAGTCTTGAATATTTTAGTAAGAATTTACCATTTAACTTAAAATATAAAGGTGAATTAGATATATTAAAAAATACGAGTAGTGCTAATAAGCAACGTAAAGAAAATAGACGAGTAGATATTATATGTAAACTTATTACTAAAAAGTCTTTACTAAAAAACAAGACTGTACTAAAACCAATAACCAAAGTAAAAAAAAACAAACCTAAAATACTTCGTTACAATGATTTTGTAAACTTAAGTGAAAATATTTTATACGATAAAGATAAAAAAGAGAAAGAATTTAAGATAAAACAAAAAGCACTTGATAGTATATCGAGAATAGTAACAGCAGACGAAATTAACGATTTTGAAAAATTATTCTTTAATACAAAAATTAAACGTGCATTAGATACTAAAATACTATACACTTTAGATGATCGTATAACTTGGAAACGAGTAATAGGAATAAAACCAACTTCTAGAAAAATGTTGTACTTACTAAGTAAACTTATGCTTAAATATCCTAAACTTAAAATAGAATTATTTGCTTATAATTATGATGGAAGTATGCCTAACAAACCAGTAGGTGGTCGTTTTAGTAAATATGATAGACAAGAAAATAAAAAGAAAATAAATTTAACAATAACTTATTTAGTTGCTAATGGCATTAATAAAAATCGTATTACTGTTAAAAAAAGTTTAAAAAAAAGTGGAATTTTAATACCTCAAATCATTATAGAAAACCTCCAGTTTGTGAAATTATAA
- a CDS encoding DUF7738 domain-containing protein, translated as MKFNFFKKKKTEKIIIKCDIDFITINETPITFPTNYTTLVAILGKPERELQTTNHYLFWDIHGIYCSYTNSNHILSINAYQYTNNNIKTKNIYTTKKLFKGELYLNNQPITYSEFSKIPLGKVAIHRLGTDNDFRLGFNLGVNKIYAKK; from the coding sequence ATGAAATTTAACTTTTTTAAAAAGAAAAAAACTGAAAAAATAATTATTAAATGCGATATTGATTTTATTACCATCAATGAAACACCTATTACTTTTCCTACAAATTACACCACTTTAGTTGCTATTTTAGGCAAGCCCGAAAGAGAGCTACAAACAACAAATCACTATCTTTTTTGGGATATTCACGGCATTTATTGTAGCTACACCAACAGCAATCATATTTTGTCTATAAATGCCTATCAATACACTAATAACAATATTAAAACTAAGAATATTTATACGACTAAAAAATTATTTAAAGGCGAATTATATTTAAACAATCAGCCTATTACTTATAGTGAATTTAGTAAAATTCCCTTAGGAAAAGTTGCCATTCATAGGCTTGGAACAGACAATGATTTTCGATTAGGTTTTAATTTAGGGGTTAATAAAATTTATGCAAAAAAATAA
- a CDS encoding helix-turn-helix domain-containing protein, which yields MFYRLPERKKITQAKLLLVDPHYSKYTITAIGLESGFNSKSTFFTVFKKQVGYTPVQFKNSTSITNQLNKT from the coding sequence ATCTTTTACAGATTACCTGAACGAAAAAAAATAACACAAGCAAAACTACTTTTAGTTGACCCTCATTATTCAAAATATACTATTACTGCTATAGGCTTAGAATCTGGATTTAATTCAAAGTCAACATTTTTCACTGTCTTTAAAAAACAGGTAGGGTATACACCTGTGCAGTTTAAAAATTCAACATCAATTACAAATCAGTTAAATAAGACTTAA
- a CDS encoding AAA family ATPase, producing MAYHSTTLKTKKKVLTLDELHLSKKIKKSIDQLIEEFSYIKALSEFDIPVDNKIMLHGHTGCGKTATANAIGKALDKKVITLNLGGFVSSKLGETGKNIAEIFREASYENAILFIDEFDFIGKTRDYDTKDSGEMKRLVNTLIQQIDNLSDTAMLICATNHIDIIDTAVLRRFQIKLKYKLPTSEKLDIYYDSMLAKFPENINNIKRYYNISYAEVKDIVYQQVKTNIIQLEKQKKLVQN from the coding sequence ATGGCATACCATAGTACTACTTTAAAAACAAAAAAGAAAGTTTTAACACTTGATGAACTTCATTTAAGTAAAAAAATAAAAAAGAGTATTGACCAACTAATAGAAGAGTTTAGTTACATCAAAGCGCTAAGCGAATTTGATATTCCTGTTGATAACAAAATAATGCTACACGGACATACAGGTTGCGGAAAAACAGCTACTGCAAACGCTATTGGTAAGGCTTTAGATAAAAAAGTAATTACTCTTAATTTAGGTGGTTTTGTATCTTCTAAACTAGGAGAAACAGGTAAAAATATTGCTGAAATATTTAGAGAAGCTTCTTATGAAAACGCCATTTTATTTATTGATGAGTTTGATTTTATTGGTAAAACAAGAGATTACGACACCAAAGATTCTGGTGAAATGAAGCGTTTAGTAAATACTTTAATTCAGCAAATTGACAATTTATCTGATACAGCAATGCTTATATGTGCTACAAATCATATTGATATTATTGACACAGCAGTATTAAGAAGGTTTCAAATAAAACTGAAATACAAGCTACCTACAAGTGAAAAACTAGATATTTATTATGATAGTATGTTAGCTAAATTCCCTGAAAACATCAACAATATTAAACGTTATTATAATATATCTTATGCGGAAGTTAAAGATATTGTTTATCAACAAGTAAAAACTAACATCATTCAGTTAGAAAAACAAAAAAAGTTAGTTCAAAATTAA
- the lepB gene encoding signal peptidase I: MNLIKKYYKESLLLIVILMVTVKLLLIDYFIVSSRSMLPTMTIGSIVFVNKTTNSYKHNDIIVYNDSNTPNKTIKRIVGISNDTLKIMNTSAKAKESPHIMHQYKYFDSSINNYRLKDISNIEISKLTNKNKYKKLINTKALKFYGRNWTMDNLGSLWIPKKNHSIVITDNNFSLYQHIIENETTLEYASVINKPYTFKNNYYFVMGDYRHHSRDSRGYGLIKETTILGKLLYTLY; the protein is encoded by the coding sequence ATGAACTTAATAAAAAAATATTATAAAGAGTCCTTACTATTAATAGTAATTTTAATGGTTACTGTAAAATTACTTTTAATTGACTATTTTATTGTATCATCAAGATCAATGTTACCTACTATGACAATTGGCAGTATAGTTTTCGTAAATAAAACTACCAATTCCTATAAACACAATGATATTATTGTTTATAATGACTCAAATACACCTAATAAAACTATTAAACGTATTGTTGGCATTTCAAATGATACTTTAAAAATTATGAATACATCAGCAAAAGCAAAAGAATCTCCACATATTATGCATCAGTATAAGTATTTTGATTCGTCTATTAATAATTATAGATTAAAAGATATATCAAATATTGAAATCTCAAAACTTACAAATAAGAATAAATATAAAAAATTAATTAATACTAAAGCTCTCAAATTTTATGGTCGTAATTGGACAATGGATAACCTTGGTTCTTTATGGATTCCTAAAAAAAATCATTCAATTGTAATTACAGATAATAATTTTAGTTTATATCAACATATTATTGAGAATGAAACTACACTAGAGTACGCTTCTGTTATTAACAAACCATACACTTTTAAAAACAATTACTATTTTGTTATGGGTGATTATAGACACCACTCAAGAGATTCTAGAGGTTATGGCTTAATAAAAGAAACTACGATTCTAGGTAAATTACTTTATACATTATATTAG
- a CDS encoding ABC transporter ATPase, producing MFTEYSNLPSNSRVWIYQADREFNIEEIEYICAKAILFIDNWTRRGDDLKGAFTVKYNQFLILAVDENVTSVSGCSIDSSVRFIKELENELKVDLMNKMNVSFKDGDIINIVKLSEFKQFAKAKKITSETVVFNNMVNTKGDFETKWEVTADKSWHKQFLV from the coding sequence ATGTTTACAGAATATAGCAATTTACCAAGTAATTCAAGAGTTTGGATTTATCAAGCTGATAGAGAATTTAATATAGAAGAAATAGAATATATTTGTGCAAAAGCAATTCTTTTTATTGATAATTGGACACGTCGTGGTGACGATTTAAAAGGGGCTTTTACCGTAAAATACAATCAGTTTTTAATATTAGCTGTTGATGAAAATGTAACAAGTGTATCAGGTTGTTCTATTGATTCTTCTGTTCGTTTTATCAAAGAGTTAGAAAACGAATTAAAAGTCGATTTAATGAATAAAATGAATGTTTCTTTTAAAGATGGAGACATTATTAATATTGTTAAATTATCAGAATTTAAGCAGTTTGCCAAGGCGAAAAAAATTACATCAGAAACAGTAGTTTTTAATAATATGGTAAATACCAAAGGAGATTTTGAAACGAAATGGGAGGTAACCGCAGATAAAAGCTGGCATAAGCAATTTTTGGTATAA